The Sphingobium aromaticiconvertens genome has a segment encoding these proteins:
- a CDS encoding helix-turn-helix domain-containing protein, with the protein MTRSPTIEERRQARQEALAALETLPTEPISVRVSTAVKLTGIPRSTLYELIKSGEIETVKIGRSTFIPYRCLTKLLGG; encoded by the coding sequence ATGACGAGATCGCCGACCATCGAAGAACGCAGACAGGCGAGGCAGGAAGCCCTCGCCGCTCTGGAGACATTGCCGACTGAGCCGATCAGCGTGCGGGTCTCCACGGCAGTGAAGCTCACGGGCATCCCCCGATCGACGCTTTACGAGTTAATCAAGTCCGGCGAGATCGAGACCGTCAAGATCGGCAGGTCGACATTCATCCCGTATCGCTGCCTGACGAAGCTCTTGGGCGGCTAG